The Fuerstiella sp. genome includes a window with the following:
- a CDS encoding ammonium transporter yields MNKLFSWCRIVVPCFILLAGTAALGQDDAATAEPVAEEASIPVEFIVHNLWIMIAGMLVFIMHLGFATLESGLTRSKNTVNILFKNTMIICIGFLTYLLMGFNLMYPGFDDPSTGYFGFAGFDFMMNGAAQASDPAFSSPAYNEGYTAYTDFFFQAMFAATCATIVSGAVAGRVKLSSFLLFSTLFVSICYPVTGSWKWGGGWLDDRGFYDFAGSTLVHSVGGWGALVMAWLLGARKGKYVDGKSRPIPASNLTLAAIGVFLLWLGWFGFNGGSVLSADPGLVSLVLVTTSTAAAAGGLAAAITSWVHGGRPDLSMGLNGILAGLVGITAGADQMSGLDSLLIGLIAGILVYFAVLFVDTVLKIDDPVGAVSVHLVCGIWGTLAVGLFGAMAGADQLMKQLTGIVSIGAFTVVFCLVLGSVLKATMGIRVSLEDEEIGLDISEHGMEAYALSPTRMH; encoded by the coding sequence GTGAACAAACTTTTTTCGTGGTGCCGCATTGTGGTGCCGTGTTTTATTTTGCTGGCCGGAACAGCAGCGTTGGGGCAGGACGATGCTGCCACAGCGGAGCCTGTGGCAGAAGAAGCTTCAATTCCCGTGGAATTCATCGTCCACAACCTATGGATCATGATTGCGGGAATGCTGGTGTTCATCATGCACCTGGGTTTTGCCACTCTTGAAAGCGGTCTGACCCGATCGAAAAACACTGTCAACATCCTGTTCAAGAATACCATGATCATCTGTATCGGTTTTCTGACCTATCTGTTGATGGGCTTTAATCTGATGTACCCTGGTTTTGATGATCCCTCCACCGGGTATTTCGGGTTTGCCGGTTTTGATTTCATGATGAATGGAGCTGCACAGGCCAGTGACCCGGCCTTCTCATCGCCAGCCTATAATGAAGGCTATACCGCTTACACAGACTTCTTCTTCCAGGCCATGTTTGCTGCGACGTGTGCCACGATTGTTTCAGGAGCTGTGGCCGGTCGAGTGAAACTGTCCTCGTTTCTTCTGTTCAGCACCTTGTTCGTATCCATCTGTTATCCCGTTACCGGTTCCTGGAAATGGGGGGGCGGCTGGCTTGACGATCGAGGTTTCTATGATTTTGCAGGTTCAACACTGGTCCATTCGGTTGGAGGCTGGGGTGCCTTGGTGATGGCATGGTTGCTGGGTGCGCGAAAAGGAAAATATGTAGATGGGAAATCCAGACCCATACCCGCAAGTAATCTGACATTGGCAGCCATCGGAGTATTTCTGCTTTGGCTTGGCTGGTTTGGTTTCAACGGAGGGTCGGTGCTGAGTGCTGATCCCGGACTGGTTTCTCTGGTGCTGGTTACAACTTCAACTGCGGCTGCTGCCGGTGGACTTGCCGCAGCGATTACCTCATGGGTTCACGGGGGAAGACCGGACCTCAGTATGGGACTCAACGGCATACTTGCAGGCCTCGTTGGTATTACAGCGGGTGCGGATCAGATGTCCGGTCTGGATTCACTGTTGATCGGGTTGATCGCGGGAATCTTGGTTTACTTTGCCGTACTTTTCGTTGACACCGTTCTCAAGATTGACGACCCCGTGGGGGCAGTCAGTGTCCACCTGGTGTGTGGCATCTGGGGCACGCTGGCGGTCGGACTGTTCGGTGCAATGGCCGGTGCCGACCAGCTCATGAAACAACTGACCGGCATCGTGTCAATCGGTGCCTTTACTGTTGTCTTTTGTCTGGTTCTTGGGTCTGTCTTGAAAGCGACGATGGGAATCCGTGTGAGTCTCGAAGACGAAGAGATCGGGCTGGATATCAGTGAGCACGGGATGGAAGCCTACGCTCTGAGCCCAACACGAATGCACTGA
- a CDS encoding P-II family nitrogen regulator, with protein MKKIESVVRHYKLEDIKSALTAVGVLGMTVSEVRGFGRQRGHKETYRGAEYTVDFMPKVKVEVVVDDDKCEETIKVICESARTGQIGDGKVFVSSLEQVVRIRTGETGQEAI; from the coding sequence ATGAAGAAAATTGAATCTGTCGTTCGACATTACAAGCTCGAGGACATTAAGTCGGCCCTCACAGCCGTTGGAGTTCTTGGTATGACTGTTAGTGAAGTCCGGGGCTTCGGACGACAGCGCGGTCACAAAGAAACTTACCGCGGTGCTGAGTACACCGTCGATTTTATGCCCAAGGTCAAAGTTGAAGTCGTCGTTGACGATGACAAATGCGAAGAGACCATCAAGGTCATTTGTGAGTCAGCAAGGACCGGTCAGATCGGTGACGGAAAGGTATTTGTGTCGTCGTTGGAACAGGTCGTCCGCATCCGGACCGGGGAAACCGGTCAGGAAGCGATCTGA
- the rpsR gene encoding 30S ribosomal protein S18: MPTISKADLKKLRRRRARLKKKKMECPFCPNGVVPRPVYVDYKDLKVLRSLIDREGRILPRRRTGTSAIYQRAVRTAVMRARFIGLLPFVADE; the protein is encoded by the coding sequence ATGCCTACAATCTCAAAAGCTGATCTTAAAAAGTTGCGCAGGCGGCGCGCTCGTCTCAAAAAGAAGAAGATGGAGTGCCCGTTTTGTCCGAACGGTGTGGTACCGCGGCCCGTGTATGTCGACTACAAGGACCTGAAGGTACTCCGTTCTCTTATCGATAGGGAGGGCCGTATTTTGCCACGACGTCGTACGGGAACATCAGCCATTTATCAACGTGCCGTACGAACCGCCGTGATGCGTGCTCGGTTTATCGGCCTGCTCCCGTTTGTGGCAGATGAATAA
- a CDS encoding AMP-binding protein, translating into MTTSIEHIWCDRKSIREIQSRRLREMLTEIIPRNRFYDRKFTGIDISDIDGLKNLHQLPVTSKQELVDGQEAQPPYGINLTYPPNRYCRLHQTSGTTGRPMRWLDTAASWDGIMECWRQIYLLAGITPDDRFFFPFSFGPFIGFWAAFEGAGRIGNFCLAGGGMTTEIRLRAMIENEATIVCCTPTYALRMAELAQQNNIDLHESTVRMLIVAGEPGGAIPATRSRIEQAWNARVIDHWGMTEIGSLGIESFDRPGGMYLLETETIAEIVDPQSLEPVQEGTTGELLITNLGRTGSPLIRYRTRDLVRASTAKDPAGRQLLWLEGGILGRSDDMVTIRGNNVFPSSVEAVLREIDEVAEFRIDVRTVRAMHELLVTVESFSADSGELQTRVSDALRQRLGFVCEVRIVSPGSLPRFDLKARRFHRE; encoded by the coding sequence GTGACCACGTCGATCGAGCACATCTGGTGCGACCGGAAGTCAATTCGTGAGATTCAGTCGCGACGACTCCGGGAAATGCTGACGGAGATCATACCTCGTAATCGGTTCTATGACCGGAAATTTACCGGGATTGATATCTCGGACATTGACGGTTTGAAAAACCTGCATCAGTTACCGGTGACATCCAAGCAGGAACTGGTGGACGGACAGGAAGCACAACCACCATACGGGATAAATCTCACCTATCCTCCCAACAGATATTGCCGCCTGCACCAGACATCTGGGACCACAGGACGACCGATGCGCTGGCTGGACACGGCAGCCAGCTGGGATGGAATCATGGAATGCTGGCGACAGATTTATCTTCTGGCAGGTATAACTCCGGACGATCGTTTTTTTTTCCCGTTTTCGTTTGGACCGTTTATTGGTTTCTGGGCGGCATTTGAGGGAGCAGGGCGGATCGGAAATTTTTGTCTGGCCGGTGGAGGAATGACAACCGAAATTCGTCTGAGGGCAATGATTGAAAACGAAGCCACTATTGTCTGCTGCACTCCCACTTATGCTCTGCGAATGGCAGAACTGGCACAACAGAACAACATAGATCTGCATGAGTCTACCGTCCGTATGCTGATTGTGGCCGGAGAGCCGGGTGGAGCCATTCCTGCGACTCGCAGTCGTATCGAACAAGCCTGGAACGCACGAGTCATCGACCACTGGGGAATGACAGAAATCGGTTCCCTGGGAATTGAATCTTTTGATCGGCCCGGCGGGATGTATCTGCTGGAAACAGAAACAATTGCGGAAATTGTCGATCCGCAATCTCTGGAACCAGTGCAGGAAGGCACTACAGGAGAACTGTTGATTACAAATCTTGGTCGAACTGGATCACCATTGATCCGATATCGAACGCGGGACCTGGTGCGTGCATCGACGGCAAAAGATCCTGCCGGTCGTCAACTGCTGTGGCTGGAAGGCGGCATTTTAGGTCGGTCTGACGACATGGTGACAATTCGCGGCAACAACGTGTTTCCATCGAGTGTCGAGGCAGTACTGCGTGAAATCGATGAAGTGGCTGAATTCCGAATCGATGTCCGGACCGTCCGGGCGATGCATGAGTTGCTGGTGACAGTCGAATCGTTTTCAGCCGATTCGGGCGAACTGCAGACTCGTGTCTCGGACGCATTGAGACAGAGGCTGGGATTTGTCTGCGAAGTAAGAATCGTCAGCCCTGGTTCACTGCCCAGATTTGACCTGAAGGCTCGACGTTTCCACCGAGAGTAG
- a CDS encoding NAD(P)/FAD-dependent oxidoreductase gives MDESPQERLPVKYDTVIIGAGMSGLSAGVRLAYFEKSVCILERHTTIGGLNSFYRLRNRNYDVGLHAITNYAEPGTKAGPLSKLLRQLRMRWEDFDLRPQLQSKVAFPDCVLNFTNDFNCLLTDIAEAFPKQIDGFCRLLQKINEHDALDLNRKSVSARQVLSEHISDPMLIDMLFCPLMFYGSATPRDMDFSQFVIMFKSIFYEGFGRPFDGIRRILKQLVRHFKSLGGHLKLRAGVQEIVQHNGQASSVILEDGTEIKANNVLSSAGAAETMRMVDPTQSVSRPSPGNISFVESISVLDCEPSDLGHNETIVFFNDADEFHYERPNDPVDLRSGIICSPNNFDYSRPLEDGRVRITALADPDYWISLSEEDYQLRKMEWNDRIIRTALKHIPDFRAHVLDTDVFTPRTIRRFTGHDNGCVYGAPRKFVDGQTPVDNLYLCGTDQGFLGIVGAMLSGITIANRYLLK, from the coding sequence ATGGACGAATCACCCCAGGAACGTCTGCCGGTTAAATATGATACCGTGATCATTGGTGCAGGAATGTCGGGCCTCTCAGCGGGAGTCCGACTGGCCTATTTTGAAAAAAGCGTCTGCATTCTTGAACGCCACACCACGATCGGCGGGCTCAATTCGTTCTACCGCCTTCGCAACCGCAACTACGATGTTGGTCTTCACGCAATCACAAATTATGCAGAACCGGGAACGAAAGCCGGACCACTCAGCAAGTTGCTCAGACAGTTGAGAATGAGATGGGAAGATTTTGACCTGCGTCCTCAACTGCAGTCAAAAGTCGCATTCCCGGACTGTGTGTTGAATTTCACAAATGATTTCAATTGCCTTCTGACCGATATCGCTGAAGCGTTCCCCAAGCAAATCGACGGGTTTTGCCGTCTGCTGCAAAAAATCAATGAGCATGACGCCCTCGACCTGAATCGCAAGTCCGTTTCGGCACGGCAGGTCCTCAGTGAACATATCAGCGATCCAATGCTCATCGACATGCTCTTCTGTCCGTTGATGTTTTACGGCAGCGCAACACCTCGAGACATGGATTTCAGTCAGTTTGTGATTATGTTTAAGAGTATATTTTACGAAGGTTTTGGACGACCGTTTGATGGCATCCGCCGAATCCTGAAGCAGCTCGTCAGACACTTCAAATCACTTGGCGGCCATCTCAAACTGCGGGCAGGCGTACAGGAAATCGTGCAGCACAATGGCCAGGCCAGTTCCGTCATTCTTGAAGACGGTACTGAGATCAAAGCTAACAACGTACTGTCGTCCGCCGGAGCGGCAGAAACAATGCGAATGGTCGACCCGACACAGTCCGTCAGTCGACCGAGTCCAGGAAACATTTCATTCGTGGAATCAATATCTGTTCTGGACTGTGAGCCGTCGGACCTGGGACATAATGAAACCATCGTTTTCTTTAATGATGCTGATGAATTCCATTATGAACGACCAAATGATCCGGTTGATCTGCGCAGCGGAATCATTTGTTCACCAAACAACTTTGACTACTCCAGGCCTCTGGAAGATGGCAGAGTTCGAATCACAGCACTTGCGGATCCGGACTACTGGATTTCGCTGTCAGAAGAAGACTATCAGCTTCGTAAGATGGAATGGAATGACCGCATCATCCGCACGGCACTGAAACATATCCCCGACTTTCGTGCGCACGTACTCGACACGGATGTATTTACCCCCCGCACAATTCGTCGATTTACCGGGCATGATAACGGCTGTGTTTACGGTGCACCTCGTAAGTTCGTCGATGGTCAGACACCTGTAGACAACCTGTATCTGTGCGGTACCGATCAGGGCTTTCTGGGGATTGTCGGCGCTATGTTGTCGGGCATCACAATCGCCAATCGGTATCTACTTAAGTAG
- a CDS encoding acyl carrier protein, with protein sequence MTGEEIRQVILDILERIAPDEDLSDLDDAVAFREQMELDSMDFLDIVMELRKAYRIQIPEDEYEHLTTMATTVAYLEPRLKDISMAG encoded by the coding sequence ATGACGGGTGAGGAGATCAGACAGGTCATACTTGATATTCTGGAGCGGATAGCTCCGGATGAAGATCTGTCCGATCTGGATGATGCAGTGGCGTTCCGCGAACAAATGGAACTCGACAGCATGGACTTCCTTGACATCGTAATGGAATTACGAAAAGCCTATCGAATTCAGATCCCGGAAGACGAGTACGAACACCTGACGACTATGGCGACCACTGTCGCCTATCTGGAACCTCGTCTTAAAGACATATCCATGGCGGGGTAG
- a CDS encoding beta-ketoacyl-[acyl-carrier-protein] synthase family protein, with product MPVNDRIVITGIGLTAPNGNSLNEFRHNLLKGQSGVVNYETRYMPPVLAGVCNFDELRYQSRREVRRGTRAGSVAIYCSNEAVRHAELDWDSVEKCRVGVYLGITEHGNVETENEIHEISQFEYDTKVWSHHHNPRTVANNPAGEVTLNLGITGPHLTVGAACAAGNAGFIQGLQMLRLNEVDIAIAGGVSESIHTFGIFASFQSQGALATHEDPTRASRPFDNSRNGIVVAEGGGICVLERLPDALKRGATIYGEIIGHAMNSDASDFVLPNSERQAECMRLALSRAGITQHDVDLVSSHATATEQGDIEEATALGEVFGGTNAVVNNTKSFIGHAMGAAGALELLGNLPSFDDGKAHATINVDCPDPRCNLDQLVVNQPRDIGKVRSILNNSFGMLGINSVLIVQKYEG from the coding sequence GTGCCCGTCAACGATCGTATTGTCATCACTGGAATTGGGCTCACCGCTCCCAATGGAAACAGCCTGAACGAATTTCGGCACAACCTGCTGAAGGGACAGTCGGGCGTCGTGAACTACGAAACCCGATACATGCCGCCGGTTCTGGCGGGTGTGTGTAACTTCGATGAACTGCGCTACCAGTCGCGCAGAGAAGTCCGTCGTGGCACGCGGGCAGGATCTGTAGCGATTTACTGCTCCAATGAAGCCGTCAGACATGCTGAACTGGACTGGGACAGTGTCGAGAAATGCCGCGTCGGCGTGTATCTTGGCATTACGGAACACGGCAACGTGGAAACCGAAAACGAGATCCATGAAATCTCTCAGTTCGAGTATGACACTAAAGTCTGGTCCCACCACCATAATCCGCGTACAGTGGCCAACAACCCGGCCGGTGAGGTCACTCTCAACCTCGGCATCACAGGACCTCACCTAACAGTGGGGGCTGCCTGCGCTGCCGGTAACGCGGGCTTCATTCAGGGTCTGCAAATGCTGCGGCTGAACGAAGTTGACATCGCCATTGCCGGCGGTGTTTCAGAGAGCATCCATACTTTCGGCATCTTTGCCAGCTTCCAGAGCCAGGGCGCACTTGCCACTCACGAAGACCCCACACGAGCCAGTCGTCCGTTCGATAACTCCCGCAACGGCATCGTAGTGGCAGAGGGAGGGGGAATCTGCGTTCTGGAACGACTCCCCGATGCCCTGAAACGGGGTGCAACTATCTACGGAGAAATCATTGGTCATGCAATGAATTCCGACGCCAGTGACTTTGTGCTGCCCAATTCTGAGAGACAGGCAGAATGCATGCGGCTGGCACTTTCACGAGCAGGAATCACTCAACATGATGTTGACCTCGTGAGCAGTCATGCCACGGCAACAGAGCAGGGAGATATTGAAGAGGCGACCGCACTCGGGGAGGTGTTCGGCGGAACAAATGCCGTCGTAAACAATACCAAAAGTTTCATCGGACATGCGATGGGCGCCGCAGGGGCTTTGGAGTTACTGGGAAATTTGCCGTCGTTTGACGATGGGAAGGCCCACGCTACAATCAATGTTGACTGTCCCGACCCGAGGTGCAACCTCGATCAACTGGTGGTGAATCAGCCCCGCGATATCGGGAAAGTTCGTAGCATCCTGAACAATTCCTTTGGAATGCTGGGAATCAACTCTGTGTTGATCGTTCAGAAGTACGAAGGATGA
- a CDS encoding DUF971 domain-containing protein — MKTPQNIRVHRDAAVLEIVWDENDVSRLPFRLLRQSCRCAMCIDEFTGVQILDPDSVANDIQLNDVSLTGNYALKFVWSDKHDSGLYTWPHLHSLQS, encoded by the coding sequence ATGAAGACACCTCAAAACATTCGTGTTCATCGTGACGCCGCTGTTCTTGAAATCGTTTGGGATGAAAATGACGTCTCCCGACTGCCGTTTCGCCTGCTGCGACAAAGCTGCCGCTGTGCAATGTGCATAGATGAATTCACGGGGGTTCAGATTCTCGATCCCGACAGTGTCGCCAACGACATCCAGCTGAATGATGTTTCATTGACCGGAAATTATGCACTGAAATTTGTCTGGTCGGACAAACACGACTCCGGGCTGTATACGTGGCCCCATTTACACAGTCTGCAATCGTAA
- a CDS encoding SMI1/KNR4 family protein has product MSETFSEIQELTGLPLRKDYKQLLDKFPPQLLNINRADDGTEREGLVSSVELLSDSADVLDINNEVRSESVMHPDGTDFQWPDQVLVIGENGEGDYYCIDLTGKYPGVLFFDHQLVEYEEITESLEEYVELLLESFPA; this is encoded by the coding sequence ATGTCAGAAACATTCAGTGAGATTCAGGAACTGACCGGACTCCCCCTGCGGAAAGACTACAAACAACTACTCGACAAATTTCCTCCGCAACTGCTCAACATTAATCGTGCCGATGATGGTACGGAAAGGGAAGGTCTTGTCAGTTCGGTTGAGTTGTTGAGTGACTCTGCCGACGTACTGGACATCAATAATGAAGTTCGGTCGGAATCAGTCATGCATCCGGATGGCACTGATTTTCAGTGGCCCGACCAGGTACTGGTGATCGGTGAAAACGGAGAAGGTGATTATTACTGCATTGATTTAACCGGCAAATATCCGGGTGTACTCTTTTTTGACCATCAACTGGTCGAATACGAAGAAATCACAGAGTCCCTGGAAGAATACGTAGAACTGCTGCTGGAATCATTTCCTGCTTGA
- a CDS encoding DUF1549 and DUF1553 domain-containing protein, translating into MSIIRTCTGRLCGLKPDFVCWVWVCCGLSAAGAEWPYCPLNASQPPTVDSDWGCNGIDAFVLRKLTEQGLQPARTAEDAVLVRRLYFDLIGLPPSPDDIRRYLEDSSEDRWESLVNRLLDDPRYGERWGRLWLDLARYADTAGYEGDPDLPHVWRYRDYVIDAFNTDKPYDEFVREQIAGDEIHEVMGAGELPAVLPDRTVALTFLRLAPFTEPRGDETRHEMLSEITSTVGSVFLGLTVGCAKCHDHKHDEISTKDFYRMKAFFATVSMPPPEPGDIYQIGGSIPAAFYRDGEKDWADRRRSRFEREIKESAHQLEQLRAELTTRLNFRSGFGLQTVGQEHGNDYVYTRSSVNDGKLHCSVANCDGESWTFLTDSLAESDPGVVSGSNRGLWFGDLSASESMTLGQYSGGTRSIAADNPYHGDFAQILIYDHPLSEVERNQLGQWLKAGSSQAAAGLPKNGLRVWFDASDLDADPGSDNPPAGSPVVEWTDRVSNITLVQNNPDRQPVVSRITSDSGQVAGIRFEDDFLAATLTAAPFADDQQGSIVVVYSAEHSAEGYGLSVGGHGEFISTFVNPGASGSKDLESALEKTDNSVVSVEERKLLLWLSDRERMLGQQIKRLDPVAMSLRHSFGPPFEPGVPVSRVMIRGEYDNPGEVVEPGFLSCITGNEDPADIRLDPFKRWPTRSRRIALAEWIAGEDNPMTARVLVNRLWHWHFGRGIVSTPSDFGQLSGGPSHQELLDWLSGRFLQNKWSIKSIHRLILTSATWRQTSIRVDPRASEIDPNNTLLWRHRRQRLDAETIRDAILTVSGRLNPEQYGLPVFPPLPDDIEQRVKYSKNKWDTQTGPEGRKRSIYIYQQRTLTMPFMQVFDALVCDESRPRRRYSVTPLQALAMYNGRLVNEEAKYFAQRVRLASGADASQAEQIVQACQIALGRPPTEHEQASMAPLFTSANSGLESVCRVLMNSNEFIFVD; encoded by the coding sequence ATGAGTATTATCCGAACCTGTACGGGCAGACTTTGCGGGCTGAAACCTGATTTCGTTTGCTGGGTGTGGGTTTGTTGTGGACTCTCCGCTGCTGGCGCCGAATGGCCGTACTGTCCACTGAATGCTTCCCAGCCACCGACCGTTGATTCCGACTGGGGTTGCAACGGAATCGATGCGTTCGTTCTCCGGAAGCTTACTGAACAGGGACTGCAGCCGGCCCGAACTGCAGAGGATGCCGTCCTTGTTCGGCGGTTGTACTTTGATCTGATCGGACTTCCACCCAGTCCCGATGACATCCGACGGTATCTGGAGGATTCGTCTGAGGATCGCTGGGAATCTTTAGTGAACCGGTTGCTCGATGATCCTCGCTACGGAGAACGCTGGGGACGCCTCTGGCTGGACCTTGCACGTTATGCGGATACGGCCGGATACGAGGGTGATCCTGATCTGCCTCACGTGTGGAGATACCGTGACTACGTTATCGATGCATTTAACACCGACAAGCCGTATGACGAATTTGTGAGGGAACAGATTGCCGGAGATGAAATCCATGAAGTTATGGGGGCCGGCGAGCTGCCGGCGGTCCTGCCGGATCGAACAGTGGCACTCACCTTCTTACGGCTGGCTCCCTTTACCGAACCACGTGGCGATGAGACACGACACGAAATGCTGAGTGAAATTACGTCGACTGTCGGATCGGTTTTTCTGGGACTTACGGTCGGGTGTGCCAAATGTCACGATCACAAACATGATGAGATTTCCACCAAAGACTTCTACCGAATGAAGGCGTTCTTTGCGACGGTTTCCATGCCGCCCCCCGAACCCGGAGATATTTATCAGATTGGTGGTTCCATACCTGCCGCATTCTATCGTGATGGCGAAAAGGACTGGGCCGACCGGCGAAGAAGCAGATTCGAACGTGAAATCAAAGAGTCAGCACATCAACTGGAACAACTGCGTGCTGAACTTACCACACGTCTGAATTTTAGATCAGGATTTGGTTTACAGACTGTGGGCCAGGAGCACGGAAATGATTACGTCTACACGCGATCTTCTGTAAACGATGGAAAGCTGCATTGTTCGGTCGCAAACTGCGACGGGGAATCCTGGACGTTTTTAACGGACAGTCTTGCCGAATCTGATCCGGGCGTTGTGAGCGGATCAAACCGCGGTTTGTGGTTCGGAGATCTTTCTGCATCAGAGTCGATGACGCTTGGCCAGTATTCTGGGGGAACCCGGTCAATTGCGGCAGACAATCCCTATCACGGTGACTTCGCCCAGATCCTGATTTACGATCATCCGCTGAGTGAGGTGGAACGAAATCAACTTGGGCAGTGGCTGAAGGCCGGAAGTTCTCAGGCTGCCGCCGGTCTGCCGAAAAACGGCCTTCGTGTCTGGTTCGATGCAAGCGATCTTGATGCCGATCCCGGTTCCGATAACCCGCCGGCGGGAAGCCCGGTGGTCGAATGGACCGACCGTGTCAGCAACATAACGCTTGTACAGAACAATCCGGACCGACAGCCGGTCGTCAGCAGAATCACATCCGATTCCGGTCAGGTTGCCGGCATTCGATTTGAAGACGATTTTTTGGCAGCAACACTGACCGCTGCCCCGTTTGCCGATGACCAGCAGGGTTCAATCGTTGTGGTTTATTCGGCTGAGCATTCCGCTGAAGGATATGGATTATCCGTTGGTGGTCATGGAGAATTTATCAGTACCTTTGTGAACCCGGGAGCATCCGGAAGCAAAGATCTGGAGTCCGCGCTGGAAAAAACGGATAACAGTGTGGTGTCTGTGGAGGAGCGAAAACTCCTGTTATGGCTCAGTGATCGTGAACGGATGCTTGGGCAGCAGATCAAACGACTGGATCCTGTTGCCATGTCACTGCGGCATTCTTTTGGCCCTCCGTTTGAACCGGGAGTGCCTGTTTCGAGGGTTATGATTCGCGGGGAATACGATAATCCTGGTGAAGTTGTAGAACCGGGTTTTTTGAGCTGTATCACGGGAAACGAAGACCCGGCCGACATTCGACTGGATCCCTTCAAACGCTGGCCGACCCGCAGTCGACGAATCGCACTGGCTGAATGGATAGCCGGTGAGGATAACCCCATGACGGCACGTGTCCTGGTTAATCGTCTTTGGCACTGGCATTTTGGTCGTGGAATTGTTTCTACTCCCAGTGACTTCGGCCAACTCAGTGGCGGCCCGTCCCATCAGGAGTTACTTGACTGGCTGTCAGGCCGGTTCCTGCAGAATAAATGGAGCATTAAGTCGATCCACCGACTGATCCTCACGTCTGCGACCTGGCGGCAGACATCCATTCGAGTTGATCCAAGAGCATCAGAGATCGACCCGAACAATACTCTGCTTTGGCGACATCGAAGACAGCGTCTGGACGCCGAAACAATTCGTGATGCGATTCTGACGGTGAGTGGTCGCCTTAATCCGGAACAGTACGGACTCCCCGTTTTTCCGCCGCTTCCGGACGATATCGAGCAGCGTGTTAAGTATTCAAAAAACAAATGGGACACGCAAACCGGACCCGAAGGCCGGAAACGCAGCATCTACATTTATCAACAGCGAACACTGACGATGCCGTTCATGCAGGTATTTGATGCTCTGGTCTGTGATGAGTCACGACCGCGACGAAGGTATTCTGTGACTCCTCTGCAGGCACTCGCTATGTACAACGGACGCCTGGTCAATGAAGAAGCAAAGTACTTTGCCCAACGTGTGCGATTAGCGTCCGGGGCTGATGCGAGTCAGGCTGAACAGATCGTACAAGCCTGTCAGATCGCACTGGGGAGGCCGCCCACAGAGCATGAACAGGCAAGTATGGCACCGTTGTTCACGTCAGCGAACAGTGGTCTGGAATCTGTGTGTCGAGTGCTGATGAACAGCAATGAATTTATATTTGTGGATTGA